A section of the Spirosoma pollinicola genome encodes:
- a CDS encoding RagB/SusD family nutrient uptake outer membrane protein, giving the protein MKKIRYILPFLVLLTSCQQFLNVQPELQVDESQAITNASTAEAAVNGLYNRLGSDNYYGSNFPALSYLSGGDIQWTGSQSAPQEITARKLTAANGYVSSAWSAIYQTILQANYLLEVVPTLKDPQLTADRKNQIQGEAYALRALSYFDLARGWGGVQLILNATHTPSDNTGISRSTLDETYAQVLKDLTAAEPLLAATTNRNKVTRKTVWALRARYHLYRREWEQAETYASKLIDDAAAYKLAKPYNAFFANNAVATTESVFEIAYTNSFKNGHYNWWLPPALSGRREWAPSDKLVALLNDPNVGGNRKDLIAQTSPPGNLWYGKLYYRTPLGTDPAYIIRITELYLIRAEARTQLGKIAAALTDLNAVRDRAGLAVSQATTKDALLLAIETERQVEFPFEADRWFNLIRTGRVAVVLGITDASKYVLPIPNSELLADKALTQNQGY; this is encoded by the coding sequence ATGAAAAAGATACGTTATATACTTCCTTTCCTTGTACTTCTGACCAGTTGCCAGCAATTTCTGAATGTGCAACCGGAGTTACAGGTCGATGAATCACAGGCAATTACGAACGCCAGCACCGCCGAAGCGGCTGTAAATGGGCTCTACAACCGACTGGGCAGTGACAACTATTATGGCTCTAACTTTCCGGCCCTGTCCTACCTGTCGGGGGGCGACATTCAGTGGACTGGTTCGCAGTCGGCTCCGCAGGAGATTACGGCCCGGAAGTTAACAGCCGCCAATGGGTATGTCAGCTCGGCCTGGTCGGCTATTTATCAGACCATCTTACAAGCCAACTATTTACTGGAAGTGGTTCCTACGTTAAAAGACCCGCAACTAACCGCCGACCGAAAAAATCAGATTCAGGGCGAAGCCTATGCACTTCGGGCTTTGTCGTACTTCGATCTCGCGCGGGGCTGGGGCGGTGTGCAGTTGATCTTGAATGCAACGCACACGCCATCCGACAATACGGGTATCAGCCGCAGTACTCTGGACGAAACCTACGCGCAGGTACTGAAAGACCTGACGGCTGCGGAGCCTCTTCTGGCAGCGACAACCAACCGTAACAAGGTTACGCGGAAAACCGTTTGGGCGTTGCGGGCGCGGTATCACCTCTATCGGCGGGAGTGGGAACAGGCAGAGACCTACGCCAGCAAACTCATCGACGATGCGGCTGCTTACAAACTGGCAAAACCGTACAATGCTTTCTTTGCGAACAACGCAGTGGCCACAACAGAATCGGTCTTTGAGATTGCCTATACCAATTCGTTCAAAAACGGTCATTATAACTGGTGGCTTCCTCCGGCACTCAGCGGTCGGCGCGAATGGGCACCGAGTGATAAACTTGTAGCCTTGCTCAACGACCCGAATGTGGGCGGTAACCGGAAAGACCTGATTGCCCAAACCAGTCCACCGGGTAATTTGTGGTACGGCAAACTGTATTACCGCACGCCACTCGGCACCGATCCGGCCTACATTATTCGTATTACTGAGTTGTATCTGATTCGTGCAGAAGCCCGTACCCAACTGGGTAAAATAGCGGCCGCACTCACCGATTTGAACGCCGTTCGTGATCGGGCGGGTCTGGCCGTTTCGCAGGCAACAACCAAAGACGCTCTATTATTAGCCATTGAAACCGAACGGCAAGTCGAATTTCCGTTCGAGGCTGATCGCTGGTTCAACCTGATCCGTACCGGGCGGGTGGCGGTTGTTCTGGGCATTACCGATGCCAGTAAATACGTACTGCCCATTCCCAACAGCGAACTTCTGGCCGATAAGGCGCTGACGCAAAATCAGGGGTATTAA
- a CDS encoding cyanophycinase, which yields MKKQIILPLLFLALLVGRINAQTTQFVGPEKGSLVIVGGGNMGSEIWDRFVELAGGPAAASIVIIPTAGEDSSADSAPREEEKLLSLGVKDITILHTRDPKVANQESFVAPLRKATGVWFVGGRHWRLADSYLNTLAHKEFNAVLSRGGVIGGTSAGATVLGSFMVRGDTKGNSIMIGDHTQGLDFIHNVTIDQHFLRRNRQFDLVDVIKTRPELLGVAIDEGTAIVVQQNTFEVIGASYVGIYEAGQIANSTKYPSGQNSTGGPFYFLSKGQKFDLKARKVLSQQPQRVNEPAK from the coding sequence ATGAAAAAGCAAATCATTTTACCGCTCCTGTTCCTGGCACTACTCGTTGGCAGGATCAACGCGCAAACGACCCAATTTGTAGGGCCCGAAAAAGGATCGCTGGTCATTGTGGGCGGGGGAAATATGGGGTCTGAAATCTGGGACCGTTTCGTTGAACTGGCCGGTGGGCCAGCCGCAGCCAGCATCGTGATTATTCCAACGGCGGGCGAAGATTCATCAGCCGACAGTGCGCCCCGCGAAGAGGAAAAACTGCTCAGTCTGGGCGTAAAGGACATTACTATTCTGCACACCCGCGATCCAAAAGTGGCCAATCAGGAATCGTTTGTGGCTCCATTGCGTAAAGCCACGGGCGTCTGGTTTGTGGGTGGTCGGCACTGGCGACTTGCCGATTCCTACCTGAACACGCTGGCACATAAAGAATTCAATGCCGTATTGAGTCGGGGGGGCGTTATTGGCGGCACATCGGCCGGGGCTACCGTTCTTGGGTCGTTTATGGTTCGGGGCGATACCAAAGGCAACTCGATTATGATTGGCGACCATACACAGGGGCTTGACTTTATTCACAACGTAACCATCGACCAGCATTTCCTGCGTCGGAATCGTCAGTTCGACCTCGTGGACGTAATTAAAACCCGACCTGAGCTATTGGGTGTTGCCATTGACGAAGGGACAGCCATTGTAGTGCAACAGAATACGTTCGAGGTTATTGGCGCATCCTATGTCGGCATTTACGAGGCCGGTCAAATTGCCAACAGCACAAAGTACCCATCGGGCCAGAACAGCACGGGAGGGCCGTTTTACTTCCTCAGCAAAGGCCAGAAGTTTGACCTGAAAGCGCGTAAAGTGTTGAGTCAACAGCCACAACGGGTAAACGAACCAGCGAAGTAA